Sequence from the Deinococcus aquaedulcis genome:
GAGCCGCATCTGGGCCGCCGAGCGCGCGGTGGCCAACGCGGGCGAGCGCGCCCAGGGCTCGGTCCTGGCCTCGGAGGCATTCTTTCCCTTCGACGATGTGGTGCGGCTGGCCGCCGGAGTAGGGGTGCGCGCCATTCTGCAACCCGGCGGCGCCAAGCGCGACCCCGAAGTGATTGCCGCCTGTAACGAACTGGGCGTGAGCATGGTGTTCACGGGTTCGCGCCACTTCCGGCACTAAGTCAGGCGGGAACGGGACGCGGCGGGGTTTTGGCCCCCGCCGCGTCCCACGTTTTGCCTCTCACGCAGCTGACGCCTCCAGAGGCCCGCGTGCAGCGGTGATCTGCCTTCTGAATCAAAAACCGAAAAGCTCCAGCCCTTCGTCCACCCTCCTCTCAGCTTCTTCTGAACAAATAGTTGCAGAATGCAATCATGTCTGCTTCCTCTCCCCCTTCGCCGGACCTGCAGGCCCAGCCGCTGCGGTTTCTGGCGGCGTACTGGGGCGTGTGGCAGGTCATGAGCACGCGGCTGCACGCGGCGCTGGAGCGCCAGCACAGCCTGGACCTACGCACCTTCATTGCGCTCAGTTATGTGCAGGCGGGGCCCATCACCCCGGCTGAACTGGCCCGGCAGCTGAAGGTGCCCCGCTACGAGGTGGCGCGCATCCTGCGCCGCCTGGACGACCTGCACGCCA
This genomic interval carries:
- a CDS encoding MarR family winged helix-turn-helix transcriptional regulator, producing MSASSPPSPDLQAQPLRFLAAYWGVWQVMSTRLHAALERQHSLDLRTFIALSYVQAGPITPAELARQLKVPRYEVARILRRLDDLHAIARRRDPGDARSHALHIEPLGQAIWASAMQTVQAVTAPALATLNTDLDPVTAALERLAALSPEDPRP